In Triticum aestivum cultivar Chinese Spring chromosome 5B, IWGSC CS RefSeq v2.1, whole genome shotgun sequence, the following proteins share a genomic window:
- the LOC123116703 gene encoding UPF0481 protein At3g47200-like, which produces MHYDMLLRRMEDGMSNQVPAGGGDDRDAFTIVRLPHHVREMNRSLYEPVMVSVGPYHMSSASTRAMQARKWLTLRDFLLRGDPDGRAGLLADCIKAARRMEQRARRCYGEALDQAAGGGSDDFVGMLVLDGCFVLQFLLQWSESDARCMQGTSTYVYYDLLLVENQMPYFVLAKLFNLVMGNGNAGDDADQGLLHLISNFFSLREPLGMVPLPPPAPELAGQFAEVYHLLHLQYQRIVMSPERRRIRRLTRLGESLSSFRRTRANQARTPLAMPCVTVLQEFGVTFKEKPSPASQFDVTFRGGTMEIPRLVINGGTKILLANLFALEQTKDCWNEGTMTGYLVLMNALVNTGADVAVLQRHGILDNMLSNEEEAAAFFNQLGGSALFDPRTHRYARLFKDTNDFCDSRWNRYMAVLKRDHLRTPCSIINLLVAAILLFVSVISAGYVICRYRHSCT; this is translated from the coding sequence ATGCACTACGACATGCTGCTCCGGCGCATGGAGGACGGCATGAGCAACCAGGTCccagcgggcggcggcgacgacagGGACGCCTTCACCATCGTCCGCCTGCCGCACCACGTCCGGGAGATGAACAGAAGCCTCTACGAGCCGGTCATGGTCTCGGTCGGGCCCTACCACATGTCCAGCGCCAGCACCCGCGCCATGCAGGCCCGCAAGTGGCTCACGCTCAGGGACTTCCTCCTCCGCGGGGACCCGGACGGCAGGGCCGGCCTCCTCGCCGACTGCATCAAGGCGGCGCGCAGGATGGAGCAGCGGGCGCGCCGCTGCTACGGCGAGGCGCTGGACCAGGCCGCCGGCGGCGGGAGCGACGACTTCGTGGGGATGCTGGTGCTCGACGGCTGCTTCGTGCTCCAGTTCCTGCTCCAGTGGAGCGAGAGCGACGCCCGGTGCATGCAGGGCACCTCCACCTACGTCTACTACGACCTGCTCCTCGTCGAGAACCAGATGCCCTACTTCGTCCTCGCCAAGCTCTTCAACCTCGTCATGGGGAATGGCAACGCAGGGGACGATGCGGACCAGGGGCTTCTTCACCTCATATCCAACTTCTTCAGCCTGCGCGAGCCTCTGGGCATGGTCCCgctcccgccgccggcgccggagcTGGCGGGCCAGTTCGCCGAAGTCTACCACCTGCTCCACCTCCAGTACCAGAGGATCGTCATGAGCCCGGAGCGGCGCAGGATTCGCCGGCTCACGAGGCTGGGCGAGAGCCTCAGCTCGTTCAGGCGCACACGGGCTAACCAGGCCAGGACGCCGCTGGCGATGCCGTGCGTGACCGTGCTCCAGGAGTTCGGCGTCACGTTCAAGGAGaagccctcgccggcgagccagtTCGACGTGACCTTCCGCGGCGGCACCATGGAGATCCCGCGCCTGGTCATCAACGGCGGCACTAAAATCCTCCTGGCCAACCTGTTCGCGCTGGAGCAGACCAAGGACTGCTGGAACGAGGGGACCATGACGGGGTACCTCGTGCTGATGAACGCGCTGGTGAACACGGGCGCGGACGTGGCCGTGCTCCAGCGCCACGGCATCCTGGACAACATGCTCTCCAACGAGGAAGAGGCGGCCGCCTTCTTCAACCAGCTCGGCGGCAGCGCGCTCTTCGACCCCAGGACGCACCGCTACGCGCGGCTGTTCAAGGACACCAACGATTTCTGCGACTCTCGCTGGAACCGGTACATGGCCGTGCTCAAGCGCGACCACCTACGGACCCCGTGCTCCATCATCAACCTCCTCGTGGCGGCCATCCTGCTCTTCGTCTCGGTCATTTCTGCTGGCTATGTGATTTGCCGCTACCGCCATTCCTGCACCTGA